The Xyrauchen texanus isolate HMW12.3.18 chromosome 33, RBS_HiC_50CHRs, whole genome shotgun sequence region TATACCTTTCAGACAGGATATATTTGTAATCTTCACATGTTCATACAGCACTTCAAAGTTGTGCATTTCACCTCCATAGTGCCTGATTCTCTTGCACTACAGAGTTTGGCGTAATGAGCCCAGCAAACATTAACTTCTTTTTTGTAGAAGCTGCACTTATTCGACTGTCTaatctctccctttctttcttaCACCTTTTCAAACAGTCAACACACAGACAGTCCTCCCTCACAAGGTACAGAAAATCCACTCTCTGGATGCGGTCTCGACTGTCATCTGTAGGAATGGGGTTAGACTTGATGTTCACCTTTTGCAGTTTTGAGAGGTTCTGGAGGCACTTGGGAAAACGTGTCAAGAGGTTGTTGAAGAGCCCCAATTCTTGAAGCTCTTTGAGAGCTGCTATGGATGAAGGGAGGGCATCGATGTGGTTCATTCCCAGGTTAAGGATCCGTAGGTTCCTCAGGAGACCCAGCTCATGCGGCAGGCCCGAGGTGGTCAGATGGTTGTTGCACAGGTTGAGGTTGTAGAGGTTATTCAGACGTCCTAAAGCCGCAGGTACCTGCTCCAAATGGTTGCTATGCAGGTCAAGCCACCGGAGGTTGACAAACCTGTCAATTGTGTCTGGAATCTTCTTGAGCAGGTTGCGGCTGAGGTCCAGTTCGTCTACATCGCAGAGCTTCAAGATGCACTTTGG contains the following coding sequences:
- the LOC127627140 gene encoding leucine-rich repeat-containing protein 18-like translates to MVKGKKKSNDPTGRKITLKMAKNALRVTIDGKRRLDLSNMDIATFPKCILKLCDVDELDLSRNLLKKIPDTIDRFVNLRWLDLHSNHLEQVPAALGRLNNLYNLNLCNNHLTTSGLPHELGLLRNLRILNLGMNHIDALPSSIAALKELQELGLFNNLLTRFPKCLQNLSKLQKVNIKSNPIPTDDSRDRIQRVDFLYLVREDCLCVDCLKRCKKERERLDSRISAASTKKKLMFAGLITPNSVVQENQALWR